A region from the Kribbella shirazensis genome encodes:
- a CDS encoding LysR family transcriptional regulator, producing MDLTALRQFVVVARLEHLSRAADELHVAQPSLSRTIARLEGELGTPLFDRTNRLRLNRSGVLFRGYVERALGELDAGRRAVAEATEQGSGSVRLAAETFLALTEPIATFKREHAGVDIELRQLPATDMPRRLRAQDVDLCVASQPVPAAGLASTVLLDEPVLLATHVDHPFAHRASVSLDDLADEPFVIARKGQWQRTLLDRLFAETGRTPRIVCESDEAAAIQELIRSGLGIGFNPDFARRMMPEYPVAMIPVDHPDCRRTLSLLWNADSNLTSAAQLLRTAIINWNWTGA from the coding sequence ATGGACCTGACCGCGCTCCGCCAGTTCGTCGTCGTGGCGCGTCTCGAACACCTCAGCCGCGCGGCCGACGAACTGCACGTCGCCCAACCGTCCCTGAGCCGCACCATCGCGCGGCTGGAGGGCGAGCTCGGTACGCCGCTGTTCGATCGCACCAACCGCCTCCGGCTGAACCGGTCCGGCGTCCTGTTCCGCGGGTACGTCGAACGCGCGCTCGGCGAACTCGACGCGGGCCGGCGTGCCGTCGCCGAGGCCACCGAACAGGGATCAGGCAGCGTACGGCTGGCGGCCGAAACCTTCCTCGCCCTGACCGAACCGATCGCGACCTTCAAGCGCGAGCACGCCGGCGTCGACATCGAACTCCGTCAACTGCCGGCCACCGACATGCCGCGACGGCTGCGCGCCCAGGACGTCGACCTCTGCGTCGCGTCCCAGCCGGTACCGGCCGCCGGACTCGCATCAACCGTCCTGCTCGACGAGCCCGTCCTGCTGGCGACGCACGTCGACCACCCGTTCGCGCACAGGGCATCTGTCTCCCTCGACGATCTCGCCGACGAGCCGTTCGTGATCGCCCGCAAAGGTCAATGGCAACGGACGCTGCTCGACCGGCTGTTCGCCGAGACCGGCCGGACACCGCGGATCGTCTGCGAGAGCGACGAGGCCGCGGCCATCCAGGAACTGATCCGCTCGGGTCTCGGCATCGGCTTCAACCCCGACTTCGCCCGCCGCATGATGCCGGAGTACCCGGTTGCCATGATCCCGGTCGACCACCCGGACTGCCGCCGTACCCTCTCCTTGCTCTGGAACGCCGACAGCAACCTCACCAGCGCGGCCCAGCTGCTGCGCACAGCCATCATCAACTGGAACTGGACCGGTGCCTGA
- a CDS encoding HNH endonuclease signature motif containing protein translates to MEILGERPAWAMSGSEKLSTLDAVVAERARLKVVELQLIAELDRDGDAQQIGAGDTARLLSERYRLDLPTARRTVRTATGLTKHPATAAALPDPATPFPNPATARPDTDRTDTDRTDADRPDADRPDADGPDADLPDADGPDADRPDEADGAGAGLRESGGWRVYPAQAEAILSVLAKIPTTVPVENVEFAEQQLITLAATHTPSELRAAGKKIRDLLDPDGPEPDEKLAYSRESLTWKNADQGVTFRGYLACENAELFRTLIHAGARPHKTVDGEPDPRPRSKRQADALTTILNTAASTSTSTTTVTTTAATPATPATPAATTTAATTTATAATAATTTAGAGAGARPGARAEAGGRGQSEPSAPPDGSDAPTPTEPIALLEPAQDPLPDVDTADALATARSEPADGTDGPGGAGGAGGASGSGAGGPVADQPPAADARGRADADIGAGTSIVAGHGAKPHISVTIDYNDLKTAAANATGELVFGDTLSAATLRRLACDAEILPIVLGSKSQPLDVGTSQRLVTRPMRRALNARDKGCVVCGAPPIQCEAHHLKHWIDGGITAVSNLVLLCKRHHLDLHSGHWQIRITDGIVHVTRPTWADPTHIPRNRYRPPLITDQPPTSPPTAPWASSAEPPRV, encoded by the coding sequence ATGGAGATCCTCGGCGAACGACCCGCTTGGGCGATGAGCGGCAGTGAGAAGCTGTCGACTCTCGACGCGGTCGTCGCCGAACGGGCCCGGCTGAAGGTCGTCGAGCTGCAACTGATCGCCGAACTGGACCGCGACGGAGATGCGCAGCAGATCGGCGCCGGCGACACTGCCCGCCTCCTGTCCGAGCGGTACCGCCTCGACCTACCGACAGCCCGCCGCACGGTGCGGACGGCCACCGGACTGACCAAACACCCAGCCACCGCCGCCGCCCTGCCCGACCCGGCCACCCCATTCCCCAACCCGGCCACCGCCCGCCCCGACACCGACCGCACCGACACCGACCGCACCGACGCTGACCGGCCCGATGCTGACCGGCCCGACGCTGACGGGCCCGATGCCGACCTGCCTGACGCTGACGGGCCCGATGCTGACCGGCCCGATGAGGCCGACGGCGCCGGTGCCGGGCTGCGCGAGAGCGGCGGGTGGCGTGTGTACCCCGCGCAGGCGGAGGCGATTCTGTCGGTGCTGGCCAAGATCCCGACCACGGTGCCGGTGGAAAACGTCGAGTTCGCCGAGCAGCAACTGATCACCTTGGCGGCAACCCACACCCCGTCGGAGTTGCGCGCCGCGGGAAAGAAGATCCGCGACCTCCTCGACCCCGACGGCCCCGAGCCGGACGAGAAGCTCGCCTACAGCCGCGAGTCGCTGACCTGGAAGAACGCCGACCAAGGCGTCACCTTCCGCGGCTACCTGGCCTGCGAGAACGCCGAACTGTTCCGCACCCTGATCCACGCCGGCGCCCGCCCCCACAAAACCGTCGACGGCGAACCAGACCCACGCCCCCGCAGCAAACGCCAGGCCGACGCCCTCACCACCATCCTCAACACCGCCGCCAGCACCAGCACAAGCACCACAACAGTCACCACAACCGCCGCCACCCCTGCCACCCCTGCCACCCCTGCCGCCACCACCACCGCCGCCACCACCACCGCCACCGCCGCCACCGCCGCCACCACCACCGCCGGCGCCGGCGCCGGCGCCAGGCCAGGCGCCAGAGCCGAGGCGGGCGGGCGCGGTCAGAGCGAGCCGAGCGCTCCGCCGGACGGCAGCGACGCACCGACACCCACCGAGCCAATCGCGCTTCTGGAACCCGCGCAGGATCCGCTCCCGGACGTCGACACAGCCGACGCCCTCGCCACCGCCCGCTCCGAACCAGCCGACGGCACCGACGGTCCCGGCGGTGCCGGCGGTGCCGGCGGTGCCAGCGGCTCGGGTGCGGGTGGTCCGGTCGCGGATCAGCCACCCGCTGCTGACGCCCGTGGCCGTGCGGATGCTGACATCGGTGCTGGTACGAGCATCGTGGCCGGTCACGGAGCGAAGCCGCACATCAGTGTGACCATCGACTACAACGACCTGAAGACTGCCGCGGCCAACGCAACCGGGGAACTGGTCTTCGGCGACACCCTGTCCGCCGCCACCCTGCGGCGACTGGCCTGCGACGCCGAAATCCTCCCGATCGTGCTCGGCTCGAAATCCCAGCCCCTCGACGTCGGCACCAGCCAGCGGCTGGTCACCCGGCCCATGCGGCGCGCCCTGAACGCCCGCGACAAAGGCTGCGTAGTCTGCGGCGCACCACCCATCCAATGCGAAGCCCACCACCTCAAACACTGGATCGACGGCGGCATCACCGCCGTGTCCAACCTCGTACTACTCTGCAAACGCCACCACCTCGACCTGCACTCCGGACACTGGCAAATCCGCATCACCGACGGCATCGTCCACGTCACCCGCCCCACCTGGGCCGACCCCACCCACATCCCCCGAAACAGATACCGCCCACCCCTGATCACCGACCAGCCACCCACAAGCCCACCCACAGCCCCTTGGGCCTCCAGTGCTGAACCACCCCGGGTTTGA
- a CDS encoding IS3 family transposase (programmed frameshift), with protein sequence MPRKYDEQTRAKAVRLVTEHRGDYASEWEAITTVAGRLGMTPETLRRWVRQAAVDAGEVDGVSTAQAREIRELKRKNAELEQTIEILKAATKFLRAGERPATAVICRFIAEHRARFGVAPICAALSAHGCQIAPRTYYAWARRAPSKRALWELTVTEVLAGYYEPDEHDRRVPESLYGSLKMWAHLNREGVEVARCTVERLMKANGWQGATRAKKPRTTVPDPAADRAPDLVNRQFRVPAPNRLLVADFTYVRLAGGAFAYTAFVIDAFAGFIAGWECSMSKHTTFVERAIRQAAELRLREGKPLQNKTIHHSDAGSQYTSLHFTETLQLHGLSPSIGTVGDAYDNALAETTIGLYKTECIRDDSPFRRGPLTGLSNLEAITADWVHWYNTSRLMHRLDRRPPAEAEANYYAQTRDDRPVALT encoded by the exons ATGCCGAGGAAGTACGACGAGCAGACCAGGGCCAAGGCGGTCCGGTTGGTGACCGAGCACCGGGGTGATTACGCCAGTGAGTGGGAGGCGATCACCACGGTCGCGGGCCGGCTAGGAATGACACCGGAAACGCTGCGCCGGTGGGTTCGCCAGGCAGCGGTCGACGCCGGTGAGGTTGATGGGGTGTCGACGGCGCAGGCGCGGGAGATCCGGGAGCTGAAGCGGAAGAACGCCGAGCTGGAGCAGACGATCGAGATCCTGAAGGCGGCGACGA AGTTTCTTCGTGCGGGAGAGCGACCCGCGACAGCGGTGATCTGCCGGTTCATCGCCGAGCACAGGGCTCGGTTCGGGGTCGCTCCGATCTGCGCTGCGTTGAGTGCGCACGGCTGCCAGATCGCTCCGAGAACCTACTACGCCTGGGCCCGGCGGGCGCCGTCGAAACGTGCTCTGTGGGAGCTGACGGTGACCGAGGTGCTGGCCGGGTATTACGAGCCTGACGAGCACGATCGGAGGGTGCCGGAGTCGCTGTACGGGTCGTTGAAGATGTGGGCCCACCTGAACCGCGAGGGCGTCGAGGTGGCGCGCTGCACGGTCGAGCGGCTCATGAAGGCGAACGGCTGGCAGGGTGCGACCCGCGCGAAGAAGCCACGCACGACGGTCCCGGATCCGGCCGCGGACCGGGCACCAGACCTGGTCAACCGCCAGTTCCGGGTGCCGGCACCGAACCGGCTGCTGGTCGCGGACTTCACCTACGTGCGGCTGGCCGGCGGCGCGTTCGCCTACACCGCGTTCGTGATCGACGCCTTCGCTGGCTTCATCGCCGGCTGGGAGTGCTCGATGTCCAAGCACACCACGTTCGTCGAACGCGCCATCAGACAGGCTGCCGAACTGCGCCTCAGAGAAGGGAAACCTCTGCAAAACAAGACGATTCACCACTCGGACGCAGGATCCCAATATACCTCGCTGCACTTCACCGAGACCCTGCAACTGCACGGTCTCAGCCCCTCGATCGGGACCGTGGGCGACGCCTACGACAACGCCCTGGCCGAGACCACGATCGGTCTCTACAAGACCGAATGCATCCGCGACGACTCCCCCTTTCGCCGCGGACCACTGACCGGCCTCAGCAACCTCGAGGCCATCACCGCCGACTGGGTCCACTGGTACAACACCAGCCGGCTCATGCACCGCCTCGACCGACGCCCACCCGCCGAAGCCGAGGCCAACTACTATGCACAAACCCGAGACGACCGACCGGTCGCACTCACATAA
- a CDS encoding N,N-dimethylformamidase beta subunit family domain-containing protein, whose translation MLRRLLASAVALFVAVGAVLFVDRAADAAAANITITATQASNGTTTLTYRATVLKAGTIREITMAIPAGTTGRVTSVNGTVSSVTRTVLRWRPSRVVNVAVGARLAIPLYGLRLPTGGPWTLGFKSIGTAGQVITSGAGVLQPLKTYTAAVAVRATNPIPAQTTNLTYQATVTRAGSLAAVRMQLPTGATGTYTTINGTLAVSAGYATWKPKAPLNVAAGARLAIPVNGVKLSRYGGIMTLTVSATSTTGTVLSSGSAAVPFIAPPAEMPVVAESGRAPIPAGCPEAWPTTAAENAKPGTGDWVIPQASSGTMAAYLTQVSATCGDTVDLKVSSGNPVNVVAYRMGYYAGLGAREVWRQNDVPTVVQDKPTTGGTSADGKPLRMTSAAHWTKTLSIPVDNDWIPGTYLIKISDGTASTYAPLTVRDDTGTKHALLIQQATTTWQAYNNYGGVSFYSGLDTGSGRLTFDRPYNEGQGSGQFLTLEQGLVFWAESKGLDVTYWTDNDLDQYGGQLKSRAGTIFLPGHDEYYSLRMRAALSQAIAGGVNVANLGANTAYRLITFTDDTRRAWDIDRYTDGYNSTTWRYQGDAYASQPLLGAEYICPVVGNTLTTGTGWIYDGVPNGTQLPGFIAGEVDYVWPGLYKQPGLTTVASGTGACRSNGRAAPMHITTYTAPSGARVLNGSTFAYGCFLVRRCPSNWAVPAPGETSQQAVAAIVGNITEWVSRGAINVPADTTAAQVRVTVPKYKLQTSTQP comes from the coding sequence ATGCTCCGGAGGCTGCTCGCCTCGGCCGTCGCGTTGTTTGTTGCCGTCGGCGCCGTTCTGTTCGTCGATCGCGCCGCGGACGCGGCGGCCGCGAACATCACGATCACCGCGACCCAGGCGTCGAACGGTACGACGACGCTGACCTACCGGGCGACCGTGCTCAAGGCCGGCACGATCCGTGAGATCACGATGGCGATCCCGGCCGGCACCACCGGGCGGGTGACGTCGGTGAACGGCACGGTCAGCTCGGTGACGCGGACCGTACTGCGGTGGCGCCCGTCCCGGGTCGTGAATGTCGCAGTCGGCGCGCGGCTCGCGATCCCGCTGTACGGCCTGCGCCTGCCGACGGGCGGACCGTGGACGCTGGGCTTCAAGTCGATCGGCACCGCCGGTCAGGTCATCACGTCCGGAGCCGGCGTACTGCAGCCCCTCAAGACCTACACCGCCGCGGTCGCCGTCCGGGCGACCAACCCGATCCCCGCGCAGACGACGAACCTCACCTACCAGGCCACCGTCACCCGCGCCGGCTCACTCGCCGCTGTGCGCATGCAGCTGCCGACCGGCGCGACCGGCACCTACACGACCATCAACGGCACTCTCGCCGTCAGCGCCGGCTACGCGACCTGGAAGCCCAAGGCGCCCCTGAACGTCGCCGCCGGCGCACGCCTCGCGATCCCGGTCAACGGCGTCAAACTCTCCCGGTACGGCGGGATCATGACGCTGACCGTGTCCGCGACGAGCACGACCGGCACCGTCCTCAGTTCGGGCTCCGCGGCCGTGCCGTTCATCGCGCCGCCCGCCGAGATGCCGGTCGTCGCAGAATCGGGCCGCGCCCCGATTCCCGCGGGCTGCCCCGAAGCCTGGCCGACGACCGCGGCCGAGAACGCGAAGCCCGGCACCGGCGACTGGGTCATTCCGCAGGCCTCGTCCGGCACGATGGCCGCGTACCTGACGCAGGTGTCGGCAACCTGCGGCGACACCGTCGATCTGAAGGTCAGCTCCGGCAACCCGGTCAACGTGGTCGCCTACCGAATGGGTTACTACGCGGGTCTCGGCGCGCGCGAGGTGTGGCGGCAGAACGACGTACCCACCGTCGTCCAGGACAAGCCGACCACCGGCGGTACGTCGGCCGACGGCAAGCCGCTCCGCATGACGTCGGCGGCGCACTGGACCAAGACGCTCAGCATTCCGGTGGACAACGACTGGATCCCCGGCACGTACCTGATCAAGATCAGCGACGGCACCGCCTCGACGTACGCGCCGCTCACAGTCCGGGACGACACCGGCACGAAGCACGCCCTGCTGATCCAGCAGGCGACGACGACATGGCAGGCCTACAACAACTACGGCGGCGTGAGCTTCTACTCCGGGCTCGACACTGGCTCCGGCCGGCTGACCTTCGACCGCCCGTACAACGAGGGCCAGGGATCCGGGCAGTTCCTCACACTCGAGCAGGGACTGGTCTTCTGGGCCGAGTCGAAGGGCCTCGACGTCACCTACTGGACCGACAACGACCTCGACCAGTACGGCGGTCAGCTGAAGTCGCGGGCCGGGACGATCTTCCTGCCGGGCCACGACGAGTACTACTCGCTGCGGATGCGTGCTGCCCTGAGTCAGGCGATCGCCGGCGGTGTGAACGTCGCCAACCTCGGCGCGAACACGGCGTACCGCCTGATCACCTTCACCGACGACACCCGGCGCGCCTGGGACATCGACCGGTACACCGACGGCTACAACTCCACGACCTGGCGGTACCAGGGCGACGCCTACGCCTCACAGCCGCTGCTCGGCGCGGAGTACATCTGCCCGGTGGTCGGCAACACGCTCACCACCGGCACAGGCTGGATCTATGATGGTGTGCCCAACGGTACGCAGCTGCCTGGGTTCATCGCCGGCGAGGTCGACTACGTCTGGCCGGGACTCTACAAGCAGCCGGGCCTCACGACCGTGGCCAGCGGTACCGGCGCTTGCCGCTCCAACGGCCGGGCCGCCCCGATGCACATCACGACGTACACCGCACCGTCGGGCGCCCGCGTGCTGAACGGCTCCACCTTCGCCTACGGCTGCTTCCTGGTACGGCGCTGCCCGTCGAACTGGGCCGTTCCCGCGCCGGGCGAGACCTCGCAGCAGGCCGTCGCCGCGATCGTCGGCAACATCACCGAATGGGTCTCCCGCGGAGCCATCAACGTACCGGCCGACACGACAGCCGCGCAGGTGCGAGTCACCGTACCGAAGTACAAGCTGCAAACCAGCACGCAACCCTGA
- a CDS encoding DUF4139 domain-containing protein has protein sequence MSELVVDAPIVAVTVYPDRARITRRGVVTVPGGDQVVYVEPLPLAMEDDSVRVSGRGPATVLGVDLMTRHHPQAPDETVAELERERLAVQDEVAALADADDVQAQLDMFLGQLAKRAGRSFARTLASGANRSDGAGGAGGAGGADGAQGAAGMELSGFTDSLADRLSAVRSTRRELTAQRRQAEERLAAVGRRLAALTERRRPDRRSAAVTLAVESEVEMEIELSYVVPAAGWTSSYDVRLQGDRLTLNWYGLIKQQTGEDWPECDLTLSTARPTVSAKVPELDPWYLNRARPPMPPAPAGVPLSRGAGPAFTEQLQSAPEFAAAEATVEQGVTAASYKPPRPVAVPADGAIHRATIAAIDLDAELDYITAPVRSTDVQLRATVVNSSAHTLPAGRAAVFHEADFVGSAALPLWAPGEDVELALGLDDRIRVERKLVRREASKATLGSTRRRQVEYETRIENHTPRSARITVLDQYPVAGDHEITVKQLTAEPEPAETTDLGVVTWKLDLEAGAESVITLAFRVDTAKSVVLTGWRE, from the coding sequence ATGAGTGAACTTGTGGTGGACGCGCCGATCGTCGCAGTGACCGTGTATCCGGATCGCGCACGGATCACTCGGCGTGGTGTGGTCACGGTGCCGGGCGGGGATCAGGTCGTGTACGTCGAGCCGTTGCCGCTCGCGATGGAGGACGACAGCGTGCGGGTGTCGGGGCGTGGTCCGGCGACCGTGCTCGGCGTGGACCTGATGACGCGGCATCATCCGCAGGCGCCCGACGAGACCGTGGCCGAGCTCGAGCGTGAACGGCTCGCGGTGCAGGACGAGGTCGCGGCGCTGGCCGACGCGGACGACGTCCAGGCGCAGCTCGACATGTTCCTGGGACAGTTGGCGAAGCGCGCCGGCCGCAGCTTCGCGCGCACGCTCGCGTCCGGCGCCAACAGGTCCGACGGGGCGGGCGGAGCGGGCGGGGCGGGCGGGGCGGACGGGGCGCAGGGGGCGGCGGGCATGGAGCTCAGTGGGTTCACCGATTCGCTCGCGGATCGGCTGTCCGCCGTACGGTCGACGCGCCGGGAGCTGACCGCCCAGCGGCGCCAGGCCGAGGAGCGACTCGCCGCCGTGGGTCGTCGGCTCGCCGCGCTCACGGAACGACGCCGGCCGGACCGTCGTTCCGCCGCCGTCACGCTGGCGGTCGAATCCGAGGTCGAGATGGAGATCGAGCTCTCGTACGTCGTACCCGCGGCCGGGTGGACGAGCTCGTACGACGTCCGGCTCCAGGGCGACCGGTTGACGCTGAACTGGTACGGCCTGATCAAGCAGCAGACCGGTGAAGACTGGCCGGAGTGCGACCTGACGCTGTCCACGGCCCGGCCGACGGTGAGCGCGAAGGTGCCGGAGCTCGACCCGTGGTACCTCAACCGTGCCCGCCCACCGATGCCGCCCGCACCCGCCGGGGTTCCGCTCAGCCGCGGGGCGGGGCCCGCGTTCACTGAGCAGCTCCAGTCCGCGCCCGAGTTCGCCGCGGCCGAGGCGACGGTCGAACAGGGCGTGACCGCCGCGAGCTACAAACCGCCGCGTCCGGTCGCCGTCCCCGCCGACGGCGCGATCCACCGCGCGACGATCGCCGCGATCGACCTCGACGCCGAGCTCGACTACATCACGGCTCCGGTCCGGTCCACTGACGTACAGCTGCGCGCGACGGTCGTGAACTCCTCCGCCCATACGCTGCCCGCCGGCAGGGCTGCGGTCTTCCACGAGGCGGACTTCGTCGGTTCGGCCGCACTGCCGCTGTGGGCACCGGGCGAGGACGTCGAGCTCGCGCTGGGTCTCGACGACCGCATCCGCGTCGAGCGGAAGCTGGTACGGCGGGAGGCGTCGAAGGCCACGCTCGGCTCGACGCGCCGCCGGCAGGTCGAGTACGAGACGCGGATCGAGAACCACACGCCGCGCAGCGCCCGCATCACGGTCCTCGACCAGTACCCGGTCGCCGGCGACCACGAGATCACCGTCAAGCAGCTCACCGCCGAACCGGAGCCGGCCGAGACCACCGACCTCGGCGTCGTCACCTGGAAACTCGACCTCGAGGCCGGCGCCGAGTCGGTGATCACTCTCGCCTTCCGGGTCGACACCGCCAAGTCCGTCGTCCTCACCGGGTGGCGGGAGTGA
- a CDS encoding multicopper oxidase family protein: MRERMSRRQVLGIGGALGLVAAGGLSSAAALSRRPAQTGAEWCSDVPLPPAFQVALPIPRVLSGAGRYNLVQREVTAEILPGVPTRLWTYDGTFPGPTIESRRGQPTTVAHRNELPVPTVVHLHGGRTPATSDGYPTDLVLPAGSSHHHGHGMHDPRAVTSELTREYTYPLDQRPTLLWYHDHRMDFTAPAIWRGLAGMHIVRDDAEESLGLPSGAREVPLMIADRAFAADGSLAYPSLDPALTTRPGVQDPYLAGVLGDVILVNGAPWPVHEVDAVRYRLRVLNASNARHYDLEAVLDDGRRLDLVQLGADQGLLHTPVTHRNLPIAPAERYDVILDFGQVPVGSRVRIVNRLGSGRTRDVMAFEVVREAADPSRVPDVLSDDLPQWERSDAVRVRDFAFGTGRMGHGHGWLIGGQPFAPDRTDVTARLGDVEIWRLVADVHHPIHLHLVGFRVLSRGGRDPLPRDAGLKDTVSLRPGESAEIITRFDGYRGRFLFHCHNAEHEDMGMMANLEIT, from the coding sequence ATGCGTGAGCGGATGAGCCGGCGTCAGGTGCTGGGCATCGGTGGAGCGCTGGGGCTCGTCGCGGCCGGCGGCTTGTCCAGTGCGGCAGCGTTGTCGCGACGTCCGGCGCAAACGGGTGCGGAGTGGTGCAGCGACGTACCGCTGCCGCCGGCGTTCCAGGTCGCGTTGCCGATCCCGCGGGTGCTGTCGGGCGCGGGCAGGTACAACCTCGTACAACGGGAGGTCACGGCGGAGATCCTGCCCGGTGTGCCGACCCGGTTGTGGACGTACGACGGGACGTTCCCCGGACCCACCATCGAATCGCGGCGCGGTCAGCCGACAACGGTTGCCCACCGCAATGAGTTGCCGGTGCCCACGGTCGTGCACCTGCACGGCGGCCGCACACCGGCGACGTCCGACGGCTACCCGACGGATCTCGTGCTGCCCGCGGGATCGTCCCACCACCACGGCCACGGGATGCACGATCCGCGGGCGGTGACGAGCGAACTCACCCGGGAGTACACCTACCCGTTGGACCAGCGGCCGACGTTGCTCTGGTACCACGACCACCGGATGGACTTCACCGCGCCGGCGATCTGGCGCGGCCTGGCCGGGATGCACATCGTGCGCGACGACGCCGAGGAATCGCTCGGCCTACCGTCGGGAGCCCGCGAGGTGCCGCTGATGATCGCCGATCGCGCGTTCGCGGCCGACGGGTCGTTGGCGTACCCGTCGCTCGACCCGGCGCTGACGACGCGGCCAGGGGTTCAGGACCCTTATCTTGCGGGCGTTCTGGGCGATGTGATCCTGGTCAACGGCGCGCCCTGGCCGGTGCACGAGGTCGACGCGGTGCGGTACCGGCTGCGTGTCCTGAACGCGTCGAACGCTCGGCACTACGACCTCGAGGCGGTGCTCGACGACGGACGCCGTCTCGACCTCGTGCAGCTCGGCGCGGACCAGGGCCTGCTCCACACACCGGTCACGCACCGGAACCTGCCGATCGCCCCGGCGGAGCGGTACGACGTGATTCTCGACTTCGGCCAGGTGCCGGTGGGGAGCCGGGTGCGGATCGTGAACCGCCTGGGTTCCGGGCGCACGCGGGACGTGATGGCGTTCGAGGTCGTACGGGAGGCGGCCGACCCGAGCCGGGTCCCGGACGTGCTGTCGGACGACCTGCCGCAGTGGGAGCGGTCGGACGCGGTACGGGTGCGGGACTTCGCGTTCGGCACCGGGCGAATGGGGCACGGTCACGGATGGCTGATCGGCGGGCAGCCGTTCGCGCCGGACCGGACCGATGTCACGGCACGGCTCGGCGACGTGGAGATCTGGCGGTTGGTCGCCGACGTGCACCATCCGATCCACCTGCACCTGGTCGGATTCCGTGTGCTGTCACGAGGCGGCCGGGATCCACTGCCGCGCGACGCCGGCCTCAAGGACACGGTGTCGTTGCGGCCCGGGGAGTCCGCCGAGATCATCACCCGCTTCGACGGCTACCGCGGACGGTTCCTGTTCCACTGCCACAACGCGGAGCACGAGGACATGGGAATGATGGCCAACCTCGAGATCACCTGA
- a CDS encoding PucR family transcriptional regulator produces the protein MSARAAGPLDELVDRMTARADELVEAMASSIETEVEFYRTGGLVPPEALRASCGANFRYMLESLVGVGSDPVSARETGRQRAEQGAPLADVMAAYRVGTRYLWDAVLAEASAAGLADPVVVEASSRLWQVQSTYTDAMTDAYRDVQSRRLLAQDQERSALVEALLEGRMPAGATVWEAAELLRLPHTGPFVVVAAAVPEVGRQALPAVEERLRAAGLASAWRLLPEQQIGVVSVPSGRLGVLVDLLGRSATGRVGVSPPYDELDGTGQAVRFARVALAGATTESCVTLFDESPLTMAAVAAPDVMQYFVHRVLGGLDDLAPDDREVLLGTLAAWSTHNGSATETGEYLYCHPNTVRHRLRRIEERTGRSLNDPRAVAELLLALEASLRHRSSSS, from the coding sequence ATGAGTGCACGCGCCGCGGGTCCGCTCGACGAGCTGGTCGACCGGATGACCGCCCGCGCCGACGAGCTCGTCGAGGCGATGGCGTCGAGCATCGAGACCGAGGTCGAGTTCTACCGGACCGGCGGGCTGGTGCCGCCGGAGGCGTTGCGGGCGTCGTGCGGGGCGAACTTCCGGTACATGCTCGAGTCGCTGGTGGGCGTCGGCTCCGATCCGGTGTCGGCGCGCGAGACCGGCCGGCAGAGGGCCGAGCAGGGTGCGCCGCTGGCCGACGTGATGGCGGCGTACCGGGTCGGCACGCGCTACCTGTGGGACGCGGTCCTCGCCGAGGCGTCGGCGGCGGGGCTCGCCGATCCGGTCGTGGTGGAAGCGTCGAGCCGGTTGTGGCAGGTCCAGTCGACGTACACGGACGCGATGACGGACGCCTATCGCGACGTGCAGTCGCGGCGGCTGCTCGCCCAGGACCAGGAGCGGTCCGCGCTCGTCGAGGCGCTGCTGGAGGGCCGGATGCCGGCCGGGGCGACGGTCTGGGAGGCGGCCGAGCTGCTGCGGCTGCCGCACACGGGGCCGTTCGTGGTGGTGGCGGCCGCGGTGCCCGAGGTGGGGCGGCAGGCGCTGCCTGCCGTGGAGGAGCGGCTGCGGGCCGCGGGTCTCGCCTCCGCCTGGCGGCTACTGCCCGAGCAGCAGATCGGCGTCGTCAGCGTGCCGTCGGGGCGTCTCGGCGTACTCGTCGATCTCCTGGGCCGGTCCGCGACCGGGCGGGTCGGCGTCAGCCCGCCGTACGACGAACTCGACGGAACCGGTCAGGCCGTGCGGTTCGCCCGGGTCGCGCTGGCCGGGGCGACGACGGAGTCCTGTGTGACGTTGTTCGACGAGTCGCCGTTGACGATGGCGGCCGTCGCCGCGCCGGACGTGATGCAGTACTTCGTCCACCGGGTCCTCGGCGGACTCGACGACCTCGCACCCGACGATCGTGAAGTGCTGCTCGGAACGCTGGCGGCCTGGTCGACGCACAATGGCTCGGCCACCGAGACCGGCGAGTACCTCTACTGTCACCCGAACACCGTCCGACACCGCCTGCGCCGCATCGAGGAACGCACCGGGCGCTCCCTGAACGACCCGCGCGCAGTCGCCGAGCTGCTGCTGGCGCTCGAAGCCTCCCTCAGGCACCGGTCCAGTTCCAGTTGA